In a genomic window of Babylonia areolata isolate BAREFJ2019XMU chromosome 3, ASM4173473v1, whole genome shotgun sequence:
- the LOC143279835 gene encoding dihydropyrimidine dehydrogenase [NADP(+)]-like isoform X2 → MAKISKDLPDIENLLSLNPKVRTRANLIPSAVTKQAKKHWKRNAEKGCSSCEVLYKNFDDIKHTTLSERGALREAARCLKCADAPCQKGCPTQLDIKFFISCIANKNYYGAAKAIFSDNPLGLSCGMVCPTSDLCMGGCNLYASEEGPINIGGLQQFATEIFKAMRIPQVRDPGLPALSELPDTFRAKVALLGCGPASISCATFLGRLGYSDVTIFEKKQYCGGLSSSEIPQFRLPFGVVDFEIEQMKDLGVKVVTGRAVGENDITLKSLKEQGYQAVFVGIGLPDPKKIPLFENLTGEMGFFTSKDFLPVVAQASKSGMCACKSQLPSLHGNVVVLGAGDTAFDCATSALRCGARRVYVVFRKGFTNIRAVPEEMELAKEERCEFLPFMAPHKVVVKNGRVAAMEFVRTEQDAEGNWLEDQDQVLRQKVDFIISAFGSCVGEDSVRKALEPIRFNRWGLPEVDIMTQQTSEPWVFCGGDIGGIAQTTVESVNDGKLAAWSMHRYLQSLGGTTIPVEPNLPNFFTPVDSVDISVEIGPLKFPNPFGLASAPPTTSAPMIRRAFEAGWGFVLTKTFSLDKDLVTNVSPRIVRGTTSGHMYGPGQGSFLNIELISEKTAAYWCQSITELTQDFPDKVLIASIMCAYSKDDWTELAQMSEKAGAHALELNLSCPHGMGERGMGLACGQDPELVRNICRWVRQAVKIPFFAKLTPNVTNIVDIARAAKEGNADGVTATNTVSGLMGLRNDASAWPSVGREQRTTYGGVSGNAIRPIALRAVSAIGNALPGFPILATGGIDSAEAGLQYLHAGASVLQVCSAVQNQDFTVVQDYISGLKTLLYLDSLEGLQDWQGQSPPTPVHQCGKPVPRVADVIGKHLPSFGPYREQRKKVMAGVKEKADLLAAPLDVSRPVRASKKEVPKVKDVIGQALNRITAYQELDNSLQVVALINEDMCINCGKCYMTCNDSGYQAITFDVNTHLPHVSEDCTGCTLCLSVCPINDCITMVKKTIPHVPKRGIPPASDSTHAIVLQTN, encoded by the exons aatcTCCTGTCGCTGAATCCCAAAGTCCGGACACGAGCCAACTTGATTCCCAGTGCAGTGACAAAACAAGCCAAGAAACACTGGAAACGAAACGCTGAAAAAGGGTGCTCG AGCTGTGAAGTTTTGTACAAGAACTTCGATGACATCAAGCACACTACCCTGAGTGAGCGAGGCGCTCTGAGAGAGGCAGCGCGATGCCTGAAGTGTGCGGACGCTCCCTGTCAGAAAGGATGCCCCACCCAGCTGGACATTAAGTTCTTCATCAGCTGTATCGCAAACAAG aattACTATGGAGCAGCAAAGGCCATTTTTTCCGACAACCCTCTTGGTTTGTCTTGCGGAATGGTATGTCCTACGTCTGACCTTTGTATGGGTGGCTGTAATCTGTACGCTTCAGAGGAGGGACCCATCAACATTGGTGGCCTTCAGCAGTTTGCAACAGAG ATCTTCAAAGCGATGAGGATCCCCCAGGTGCGGGACCCCGGCCTTCCCGCCCTGAGTGAGTTGCCCGACACCTTCAGAGCCAAAGTGGCCCTGCTGGGCTGTGGGCCCGCCAGCATCAGTTGTGCCACCTTCCTGGGCCGGCTGGGGTACTCTGACGTGACCATTTTTGAAAAGAAACAGTACTGTGGTGGACTGAG TTCTTCGGAGATCCCACAGTTCCGACTGCCATTTGGAGTGGTTGACTTTGAGATCGAGCAAATGAAGGACCTTGGTGTTAAG GTGGTGACGGGCCGTGCTGTGGGAGAGAATGACATCACGCTGAAGTCACTGAAGGAGCAAGGGTACCAGGCTGTGTTTGTGGGCATCGGCCTTCCTGACCCCAAGAAGATCCCTCTCTTTGAAAACCTGACGGGGGAGATGGGATTCTTCACTTCCAAGGATTTCCTGCCTGTCGTGGCTCAAGCATCCAAATCAG gaatgtgtgcatgcaagtcTCAGCTGCCATCGTTGCATGGGAACGTGGTGGTTCTTGGCGCTGGGGACACCGCCTTTGACTGTGCCACCTCGGCACTGCGCTGTGGTGCCCGCAGAGTCTACGTGGTCTTTCGTAAAGGCTTCACCAACATCCGTGCAGTGCCTGAGGAG ATGGAGCTGGCAAAGGAGGAGAGGTGTGAGTTCCTTCCCTTCATGGCTCCCCACaaggtggtggtgaagaacgGGCGTGTGGCCGCCATGGAGTTTGTCCGCACCGAGCAGGATGCAGAGGGAAACTGGTTGGAGGACCAGGACCAGGTTCTGAGGCAGAAAGTGGACTTCATCATATCCGCTTTTGGCTCATGTGTGGGAGAGGACTCTG TGAGAAAGGCACTGGAGCCAATCAGGTTCAACCGATGGGGGTTGCCTGAGGTGGACATCATGACGCAGCAGACCAGCGAGCCCTGGGTGTTCTGCGGTGGAGATATAGGTGGCATTGCCCAGACCACTGTGGAATCGGTCAACGACGGCAAACTGGCGGCATGGAGCATGCATCGTTACCTTCAG AGCTTGGGAGGCACCACCATCCCAGTTGAGCCCAATCTGCCCAACTTTTTCACACCGGTGGACAGTGTTGACATCAGTGTGGAGATAGGGCCTCTGAAGTTCCCCAACCCCTTTGGTCTGGCCAgtgcaccccccaccacctccgctCCCATGATCCGTCGTGCCTTTGAGGCTGGCTGGGGATTTGTTCTCACCAAGACCTTTTCTCTGGataag GACTTGGTGACCAATGTCTCACCTCGCATTGTGCGGGGCACTACCAGTGGACACATGTACGGCCCAGGACAGGGCTCTTTCCTCAACATTGAACTGATCAGTGAGAAGACAGCTGCCTACTGGTGCCAGTCCATCACTGAGCTGACTCAGGATTTCCCTGACAAG GTGCTGATTGCCAGTATCATGTGTGCCTACAGCAAAGACGACTGGACCGAGCTGGCACAGATGTCTGAA AAAGCTGGAGCCCACGCTCTGGAGCTGAATCTGTCCTGTCCTCACGGCATGGGGGAGCGGGGCATGGGATTGGCCTGTGGACAG GATCCTGAACTTGTACGCAACATCTGCCGGTGGGTAAGGCAGGCGGTGAAGATCCCCTTCTTTGCCAAGCTGACGCCCAACGTCACCAACATTGTGGACATTGCAAGGGCAGCGAAAGAAG GAAATGCTGATGGTGTCACTGCCACCAACACTGTGTCTGGCCTCATGGGACTGAGGAACGATGCGTCAGCCTGGCCGAGCGTGGGGCGAGAACAGCGCACCACGTATGGAGGGGTGTCAGGAAACGCCATCCGGCCCATCGCTCTGCGGGCCGTTTCAGCCATCGGTAACGCCCTTCCAGGCTTCCCCATCCTGGCCACAGGGGGTATCGACTCCGCTGAGGCCGGACTGCAGTATCTGCATGCTGGGGCCTCCGTGCTGCAG GTGTGCAGCGCGGTGCAGAACCAGGACTTCACGGTGGTGCAGGACTACATCAGCGGGCTGAAGACTCTGCTCTACCTGGATAGCCTGGAGGGCCTTCAGGACTGGCAGGGacagagcccccccacccccgtccaccaGTGTGGAAAACCTGTGCCCCGCGTGGCTGACGTCATCGGCAAG CACCTCCCCTCCTTTGGCCCCTACCGGGAGCAGAGGAAGAAGGTGATGGCTGGAGTGAAGGAGAAAGCTGACCTCCTGGCTGCACCACTGGATGTCTCCCGCCCTGTCCGAGCCTCCAAGAAGGAGGTCCCCAAGGTCAAG gatgtgaTTGGCCAAGCCCTGAACAGGATCACAGCGTACCAGGAACTGGACAACTCCCTGCAGGTGGTGGCCCTGATCAATGAG GACATGTGCATCAACTGTGGCAAGTGCTACATGACATGCAACGATTCAGGCTACCAGGCAATAACGTTTGATGTCAACACTCACCTTCCTCATGTCAGTGAGGACTGCACCG GCTGCACTCTGTGCCTGTCGGTGTGTCCCATCAACGACTGCATCACCATGGTGAAGAAAACCATCCCACATGTCCCCAAACGAGGCATTCCACCAGCTTCTGATTCCACTCACGCCATCGTGTTGCAAACCAACTAA
- the LOC143279835 gene encoding dihydropyrimidine dehydrogenase [NADP(+)]-like isoform X1, translated as MFVSPPRCPLWWEVHVPRKGNLDSNLLSLNPKVRTRANLIPSAVTKQAKKHWKRNAEKGCSSCEVLYKNFDDIKHTTLSERGALREAARCLKCADAPCQKGCPTQLDIKFFISCIANKNYYGAAKAIFSDNPLGLSCGMVCPTSDLCMGGCNLYASEEGPINIGGLQQFATEIFKAMRIPQVRDPGLPALSELPDTFRAKVALLGCGPASISCATFLGRLGYSDVTIFEKKQYCGGLSSSEIPQFRLPFGVVDFEIEQMKDLGVKVVTGRAVGENDITLKSLKEQGYQAVFVGIGLPDPKKIPLFENLTGEMGFFTSKDFLPVVAQASKSGMCACKSQLPSLHGNVVVLGAGDTAFDCATSALRCGARRVYVVFRKGFTNIRAVPEEMELAKEERCEFLPFMAPHKVVVKNGRVAAMEFVRTEQDAEGNWLEDQDQVLRQKVDFIISAFGSCVGEDSVRKALEPIRFNRWGLPEVDIMTQQTSEPWVFCGGDIGGIAQTTVESVNDGKLAAWSMHRYLQSLGGTTIPVEPNLPNFFTPVDSVDISVEIGPLKFPNPFGLASAPPTTSAPMIRRAFEAGWGFVLTKTFSLDKDLVTNVSPRIVRGTTSGHMYGPGQGSFLNIELISEKTAAYWCQSITELTQDFPDKVLIASIMCAYSKDDWTELAQMSEKAGAHALELNLSCPHGMGERGMGLACGQDPELVRNICRWVRQAVKIPFFAKLTPNVTNIVDIARAAKEGNADGVTATNTVSGLMGLRNDASAWPSVGREQRTTYGGVSGNAIRPIALRAVSAIGNALPGFPILATGGIDSAEAGLQYLHAGASVLQVCSAVQNQDFTVVQDYISGLKTLLYLDSLEGLQDWQGQSPPTPVHQCGKPVPRVADVIGKHLPSFGPYREQRKKVMAGVKEKADLLAAPLDVSRPVRASKKEVPKVKDVIGQALNRITAYQELDNSLQVVALINEDMCINCGKCYMTCNDSGYQAITFDVNTHLPHVSEDCTGCTLCLSVCPINDCITMVKKTIPHVPKRGIPPASDSTHAIVLQTN; from the exons aatcTCCTGTCGCTGAATCCCAAAGTCCGGACACGAGCCAACTTGATTCCCAGTGCAGTGACAAAACAAGCCAAGAAACACTGGAAACGAAACGCTGAAAAAGGGTGCTCG AGCTGTGAAGTTTTGTACAAGAACTTCGATGACATCAAGCACACTACCCTGAGTGAGCGAGGCGCTCTGAGAGAGGCAGCGCGATGCCTGAAGTGTGCGGACGCTCCCTGTCAGAAAGGATGCCCCACCCAGCTGGACATTAAGTTCTTCATCAGCTGTATCGCAAACAAG aattACTATGGAGCAGCAAAGGCCATTTTTTCCGACAACCCTCTTGGTTTGTCTTGCGGAATGGTATGTCCTACGTCTGACCTTTGTATGGGTGGCTGTAATCTGTACGCTTCAGAGGAGGGACCCATCAACATTGGTGGCCTTCAGCAGTTTGCAACAGAG ATCTTCAAAGCGATGAGGATCCCCCAGGTGCGGGACCCCGGCCTTCCCGCCCTGAGTGAGTTGCCCGACACCTTCAGAGCCAAAGTGGCCCTGCTGGGCTGTGGGCCCGCCAGCATCAGTTGTGCCACCTTCCTGGGCCGGCTGGGGTACTCTGACGTGACCATTTTTGAAAAGAAACAGTACTGTGGTGGACTGAG TTCTTCGGAGATCCCACAGTTCCGACTGCCATTTGGAGTGGTTGACTTTGAGATCGAGCAAATGAAGGACCTTGGTGTTAAG GTGGTGACGGGCCGTGCTGTGGGAGAGAATGACATCACGCTGAAGTCACTGAAGGAGCAAGGGTACCAGGCTGTGTTTGTGGGCATCGGCCTTCCTGACCCCAAGAAGATCCCTCTCTTTGAAAACCTGACGGGGGAGATGGGATTCTTCACTTCCAAGGATTTCCTGCCTGTCGTGGCTCAAGCATCCAAATCAG gaatgtgtgcatgcaagtcTCAGCTGCCATCGTTGCATGGGAACGTGGTGGTTCTTGGCGCTGGGGACACCGCCTTTGACTGTGCCACCTCGGCACTGCGCTGTGGTGCCCGCAGAGTCTACGTGGTCTTTCGTAAAGGCTTCACCAACATCCGTGCAGTGCCTGAGGAG ATGGAGCTGGCAAAGGAGGAGAGGTGTGAGTTCCTTCCCTTCATGGCTCCCCACaaggtggtggtgaagaacgGGCGTGTGGCCGCCATGGAGTTTGTCCGCACCGAGCAGGATGCAGAGGGAAACTGGTTGGAGGACCAGGACCAGGTTCTGAGGCAGAAAGTGGACTTCATCATATCCGCTTTTGGCTCATGTGTGGGAGAGGACTCTG TGAGAAAGGCACTGGAGCCAATCAGGTTCAACCGATGGGGGTTGCCTGAGGTGGACATCATGACGCAGCAGACCAGCGAGCCCTGGGTGTTCTGCGGTGGAGATATAGGTGGCATTGCCCAGACCACTGTGGAATCGGTCAACGACGGCAAACTGGCGGCATGGAGCATGCATCGTTACCTTCAG AGCTTGGGAGGCACCACCATCCCAGTTGAGCCCAATCTGCCCAACTTTTTCACACCGGTGGACAGTGTTGACATCAGTGTGGAGATAGGGCCTCTGAAGTTCCCCAACCCCTTTGGTCTGGCCAgtgcaccccccaccacctccgctCCCATGATCCGTCGTGCCTTTGAGGCTGGCTGGGGATTTGTTCTCACCAAGACCTTTTCTCTGGataag GACTTGGTGACCAATGTCTCACCTCGCATTGTGCGGGGCACTACCAGTGGACACATGTACGGCCCAGGACAGGGCTCTTTCCTCAACATTGAACTGATCAGTGAGAAGACAGCTGCCTACTGGTGCCAGTCCATCACTGAGCTGACTCAGGATTTCCCTGACAAG GTGCTGATTGCCAGTATCATGTGTGCCTACAGCAAAGACGACTGGACCGAGCTGGCACAGATGTCTGAA AAAGCTGGAGCCCACGCTCTGGAGCTGAATCTGTCCTGTCCTCACGGCATGGGGGAGCGGGGCATGGGATTGGCCTGTGGACAG GATCCTGAACTTGTACGCAACATCTGCCGGTGGGTAAGGCAGGCGGTGAAGATCCCCTTCTTTGCCAAGCTGACGCCCAACGTCACCAACATTGTGGACATTGCAAGGGCAGCGAAAGAAG GAAATGCTGATGGTGTCACTGCCACCAACACTGTGTCTGGCCTCATGGGACTGAGGAACGATGCGTCAGCCTGGCCGAGCGTGGGGCGAGAACAGCGCACCACGTATGGAGGGGTGTCAGGAAACGCCATCCGGCCCATCGCTCTGCGGGCCGTTTCAGCCATCGGTAACGCCCTTCCAGGCTTCCCCATCCTGGCCACAGGGGGTATCGACTCCGCTGAGGCCGGACTGCAGTATCTGCATGCTGGGGCCTCCGTGCTGCAG GTGTGCAGCGCGGTGCAGAACCAGGACTTCACGGTGGTGCAGGACTACATCAGCGGGCTGAAGACTCTGCTCTACCTGGATAGCCTGGAGGGCCTTCAGGACTGGCAGGGacagagcccccccacccccgtccaccaGTGTGGAAAACCTGTGCCCCGCGTGGCTGACGTCATCGGCAAG CACCTCCCCTCCTTTGGCCCCTACCGGGAGCAGAGGAAGAAGGTGATGGCTGGAGTGAAGGAGAAAGCTGACCTCCTGGCTGCACCACTGGATGTCTCCCGCCCTGTCCGAGCCTCCAAGAAGGAGGTCCCCAAGGTCAAG gatgtgaTTGGCCAAGCCCTGAACAGGATCACAGCGTACCAGGAACTGGACAACTCCCTGCAGGTGGTGGCCCTGATCAATGAG GACATGTGCATCAACTGTGGCAAGTGCTACATGACATGCAACGATTCAGGCTACCAGGCAATAACGTTTGATGTCAACACTCACCTTCCTCATGTCAGTGAGGACTGCACCG GCTGCACTCTGTGCCTGTCGGTGTGTCCCATCAACGACTGCATCACCATGGTGAAGAAAACCATCCCACATGTCCCCAAACGAGGCATTCCACCAGCTTCTGATTCCACTCACGCCATCGTGTTGCAAACCAACTAA